In one window of Limnohabitans sp. MORI2 DNA:
- a CDS encoding MAPEG family protein, translating into MTAVFASILALMFIKLSFNVIRFRRKNKVSLGAGGVDELERAMRAHGNFAEYVPLGLFLMGALELNGAPLTLVALLGGLLVLGRYFHAKGINEPPPEFTNRVRGMKLTFAALGLSASANLAWVGYLVVTSI; encoded by the coding sequence ATGACCGCTGTTTTCGCCAGTATCTTGGCGTTGATGTTCATCAAACTCTCGTTCAATGTCATTCGGTTTCGTCGCAAGAACAAGGTGTCTTTGGGTGCCGGAGGCGTTGACGAACTAGAAAGGGCGATGCGCGCGCATGGCAACTTTGCAGAGTATGTGCCCTTGGGTCTGTTTCTGATGGGAGCTTTGGAGCTCAATGGGGCGCCGTTAACACTGGTGGCTCTTTTGGGGGGCTTGTTGGTGCTAGGACGCTACTTCCATGCCAAAGGCATCAATGAACCACCCCCTGAATTCACCAACCGCGTTCGAGGCATGAAGCTGACGTTCGCTGCACTCGGTTTGTCGGCCTCGGCCAATCTCGCTTGGGTTGGCTATTTGGTTGTGACATCGATCTAA
- a CDS encoding exodeoxyribonuclease III, which yields MFKLTSLNLNGIRSAARKGVEAWIDKSSPDCICVQEIKAQAADIEGTFDTLAGLKGHFQYAEKKGYSGVGIYTRHEPSDVIIGFDGGEFDAEGRYVELRFDTPQRKLSIISSYFPSGSSGPERQEAKYRFLDAIYPHLQTLKAEREFVLCGDINIAHKEADLKNWKGNLKNSGFLPEERAWMTKLTSEGGVVDVYRQLEPDTTDACYTWWSNRGQAYANNVGWRLDYHLATPGVAAKARTESIYKGEKFSDHAPITIAYDGLLNAS from the coding sequence TTGTTCAAACTCACCAGCCTCAACCTCAATGGCATCCGATCTGCAGCCCGTAAGGGCGTGGAGGCGTGGATCGACAAATCGAGCCCTGATTGTATTTGCGTCCAAGAAATCAAAGCCCAGGCCGCAGACATCGAAGGGACGTTTGATACCTTGGCGGGCCTAAAAGGCCACTTTCAATACGCCGAGAAAAAAGGCTACTCGGGCGTGGGCATCTACACCCGCCATGAGCCGAGCGATGTGATCATCGGTTTTGATGGTGGCGAGTTCGATGCCGAAGGCCGCTATGTGGAGTTGCGCTTTGACACGCCACAACGCAAGCTCTCCATCATCAGCAGCTACTTTCCCAGCGGCTCATCGGGCCCCGAACGCCAAGAAGCGAAGTACCGGTTTTTAGATGCCATCTACCCGCATCTGCAAACGCTCAAGGCTGAGCGCGAGTTTGTGCTGTGCGGCGACATCAACATCGCGCACAAAGAAGCGGACCTGAAAAACTGGAAAGGCAATTTGAAAAACAGCGGCTTCTTGCCCGAAGAACGCGCGTGGATGACCAAACTCACGAGCGAGGGCGGCGTAGTAGATGTGTACCGCCAGTTAGAGCCAGACACCACCGACGCTTGCTACACCTGGTGGAGCAACCGAGGCCAAGCCTACGCCAACAACGTGGGTTGGCGTTTGGACTACCACTTGGCCACGCCTGGAGTGGCGGCCAAGGCGCGCACCGAGTCGATTTACAAAGGTGAGAAGTTTTCAGACCACGCGCCCATCACCATTGCATACGATGGCCTGCTCAATGCATCGTGA
- a CDS encoding urease accessory protein UreF: MTTDAATAAPSSTPALIQLIWLASPALPIGGFSYSEGLEAAIDQGMVHDEHSAAEWLIDQLHLTQSRGDMAVLGQMIAAWQAQDQARLETLSQWVHATRESAELRLQSEQMGRSMLEWLRNQDALDADTLAMCNRWVPTYPLMFALALSRTGAPIEHCLQAYAFGWSENMVQAAIKAVPLGQNSGQRILTQLAQHIASAVRHALRVTDDTRQAFSPMLAILSAQHETQYSRLFRS, from the coding sequence ATGACCACTGACGCTGCCACTGCAGCGCCGTCTTCCACACCGGCGCTGATCCAACTCATCTGGCTCGCATCGCCTGCGTTGCCCATTGGTGGCTTTTCGTACTCCGAAGGTCTAGAAGCTGCGATTGACCAAGGGATGGTGCATGACGAACACAGCGCAGCTGAATGGTTGATCGACCAGCTCCATCTCACACAATCCCGCGGCGACATGGCCGTGCTCGGGCAGATGATCGCGGCCTGGCAAGCGCAAGATCAGGCACGCTTAGAAACTTTGAGCCAATGGGTACATGCCACCCGTGAAAGTGCGGAACTGCGTTTGCAAAGCGAGCAAATGGGGCGCTCCATGTTGGAGTGGTTGCGCAATCAAGATGCATTGGATGCCGACACCTTGGCGATGTGCAACCGTTGGGTGCCCACGTATCCGCTGATGTTTGCTTTGGCGTTGTCGCGCACAGGCGCACCGATTGAACACTGCTTGCAGGCTTACGCCTTTGGCTGGTCCGAGAACATGGTGCAAGCCGCCATCAAAGCCGTGCCACTGGGTCAAAACTCAGGCCAGCGCATCTTGACCCAATTGGCCCAACACATCGCGTCTGCTGTCAGACATGCGCTGCGAGTGACGGACGACACACGGCAAGCCTTTTCTCCCATGCTGGCCATTCTCTCGGCCCAACACGAAACCCAATACTCACGACTGTTCAGATCATGA
- the ureE gene encoding urease accessory protein UreE, which translates to MLICSKLISGGQGLATALLKRAPTVELDWDVRQKSRFDATDSTGRSLGVFLTRGTLVRGGDVLVAEDGSLIRVVAAPQEVLRITACAQHGTAFDLTRAAYHLGNRHVPIELQPDHLKIEPDHVLADMLRAMHMTVVTVHEAFEPEGGAYSSHGHSHGHSHGEHSHSHSHDHTDRSHGHVHGPNCKHDH; encoded by the coding sequence ATGCTCATTTGTTCTAAATTGATTTCTGGCGGCCAAGGTTTGGCGACTGCTTTGCTCAAGCGTGCGCCCACGGTGGAGCTCGATTGGGACGTACGCCAAAAAAGCCGCTTTGATGCGACTGACAGCACAGGCCGCAGCTTGGGTGTGTTTTTGACGCGCGGCACTTTGGTGCGCGGCGGCGATGTGTTGGTGGCTGAAGACGGCTCGCTCATCCGTGTGGTGGCGGCACCGCAAGAGGTGTTGCGCATCACTGCCTGTGCGCAGCACGGCACCGCGTTTGACTTGACGCGTGCGGCTTACCACCTCGGCAACCGCCATGTGCCCATCGAGTTGCAACCCGATCACTTGAAGATTGAACCAGACCATGTGTTGGCCGATATGCTGCGCGCCATGCACATGACGGTGGTGACGGTGCATGAAGCGTTTGAGCCTGAAGGTGGTGCGTACAGCAGCCATGGGCACTCACATGGGCATAGTCACGGCGAACACAGCCATAGCCATAGCCATGATCACACAGATCGCTCTCACGGCCACGTGCACGGACCCAACTGCAAGCATGACCACTGA
- the ureG gene encoding urease accessory protein UreG, which yields MKHLHNIAHRTKKLPPLRVGIGGPVGSGKTTLLEMLCKAMRDTYDLVAITNDIYTKEDQRLLTISGALPAERIMGVETGGCPHTAIREDASINLEAIDRMLVDFPDADVVFIESGGDNLAATFSPELSDLTIYVIDVAAGEKIPRKGGPGITKSDLFVINKTDLAPHVGANLDVMKADTIRMRTTANGLKPFVMTNLRTLDGLQDVVKFIETKGMLVG from the coding sequence ATGAAGCACTTACACAACATCGCACATCGCACCAAAAAATTGCCACCTCTGCGCGTGGGCATTGGCGGGCCTGTTGGCTCTGGCAAAACCACCTTGCTCGAAATGTTGTGCAAGGCCATGCGCGACACCTACGACCTCGTGGCCATCACCAACGACATCTACACCAAAGAAGACCAACGATTGCTCACCATCAGCGGTGCGTTGCCCGCCGAGCGCATCATGGGCGTGGAAACCGGTGGCTGTCCGCACACCGCGATTCGTGAAGATGCATCGATCAACCTCGAAGCCATCGACCGCATGTTGGTGGACTTTCCCGATGCCGATGTGGTGTTCATTGAGAGCGGTGGCGACAACTTGGCGGCCACCTTCAGCCCCGAGTTGAGCGACTTGACGATCTATGTGATTGATGTGGCAGCGGGCGAAAAAATCCCACGCAAAGGTGGCCCTGGCATCACCAAGAGCGATTTGTTTGTGATCAACAAAACCGACTTAGCACCTCATGTGGGTGCCAATTTGGACGTGATGAAAGCCGACACCATTCGCATGCGCACCACAGCCAATGGCCTCAAGCCGTTTGTGATGACCAACTTGCGCACCCTCGATGGTTTGCAAGACGTGGTCAAGTTCATTGAGACCAAAGGGATGTTGGTGGGCTAG